A window of the Eubalaena glacialis isolate mEubGla1 chromosome 9, mEubGla1.1.hap2.+ XY, whole genome shotgun sequence genome harbors these coding sequences:
- the LOC133097166 gene encoding LOW QUALITY PROTEIN: intracellular hyaluronan-binding protein 4-like (The sequence of the model RefSeq protein was modified relative to this genomic sequence to represent the inferred CDS: inserted 1 base in 1 codon; substituted 1 base at 1 genomic stop codon), translated as MKGALGSPVAAAAAGAAIQESFGCVVANRFHQLLDDESDPFDILREAERRRQQQLQRKRHDEAAGAATGAGNRGGRSPAGASGHRPGAGGGRRESQKERKSLPAPGAQQPDSPGGGPQPPGQKRTARRGEQQGWSESGGTEVTLDRAERRSYRXYRPYETERQADFTPEKFTDEKPVDRFDRDRPLRGRGGPRGGMRSRGRGGPGNRAFDGFDQRGKXEFERYSGNDKIAIRTEDNMGGYGVRTWGSGKDTSDMDPTAPMEETTVVEESLGPLEEESPAKVPELEVEEETQVQEMTLDEWKNLQEQTRPKPEFNIRKPESTVPSKAVVIHKSKYRDDLVKDDYEDDAHVFRKAANDITSQLEINSGNLPRPGHGARGGTRGGRGRIRRAENYGPRAEVVTQDVAPNPDDPEDFPALALESPISLAT; from the exons ATGAAGGGCGCTCTGGGGAGTCCTGTGGCCGCGGCCGCCGCAGGCGCCGCGATACAGGAGAGTTTCGGCTGCGTCGTGGCCAACCGCTTCCACCAGCTGCTAGACGACGAGTCGGACCCGTTCGACATCCTGCGCGAGGCCGAGCGCCGACGCCAGCAGCAGCTGCAGCGCAAGAGGCACGACGAAGCGGCGGGGGCGGCGACCGGGGCCGGCAACCGCGGCGGCAGGAGCCCGGCTGGGGCCTCGGGCCACAGACCCGGCGCGGGCGGCGGCCGGAGGGAGTCTCAGAAGGAGCGCAAGAGCCTCCCCGCCCCCGGCGCGCAGCAGCCAGACAGCCCAGGGGGCGGCCCTCAGCCGCCCGGCCAGAAGCGAACTGCCAGAAGAGGCGAGCAGCAAGGATGGAGTGAGAGCGGGGGGACAGAGGTGACGCTTGATAGAGCAGAGCGGAGATCCTACA GATATCGACCCTATGAGACAGAGAGGCAGGCAGACTTTACACCTGAGaagtttacagatgaaaaaccaGTTGACAGGTTTGATCGAGACAGACCACTGAGAGGACGTGGAGGCCCAAGAGGGGGCATGCGAAGCAGAGGCAGAGGTGGTCCTGGGAACAGAGCTTTTGACGGTTTTGACCAGAGAGGGAAATGAGAATTTGAGAGATACAgtgggaatgataaaatagcaatCAGAACTGAAGACAACATGGGTGGATATGGAGTTCGCACCTGGGGATCAGGTAAAGATACCAGTGACATGGACCCGACTGCCCCCATGGAAGAGACCACAGTGGTGGAGGAGTCCCTGGGCCCCCTGGAGGAGGAATCTCCAGCCAAAGTTCCTGAGTTGGAGGTAGAAGAAGAAACTCAAGTTCAAGAGATGACCTTAGATGAGTGGAAGAATCTTCAAGAACAGACCAGACCAAAGCCTGAATTTAACATCCGGAAACCTGAGTCCACTGTCCCTTCCAAAGCAGTGGTGATACACAAGTCTAAATATAGAGATGATTTGGTAAAGGATGACTACGAGGATGATGCCCATGTTTTCCGGAAAGCGGCCAATGACATCACATCCCAGCTGGAGATTAATTCTGGTAACCTCCCTCGTCCCGGGCACGGAGCCAGAGGTGGCACCCGGGGAGGCCGGGGAAGGATCAGAAGGGCAGAAAACTATGGACCCAGAGCAGAAGTGGTGACACAAGACGTTGCTCCAAACCCAGATGACCCTGAAGATTTTCCTGCTCTGGCTTTAGAGAGCCCTATTTCCCTGGCAACTTAA